The Microplitis demolitor isolate Queensland-Clemson2020A chromosome 8, iyMicDemo2.1a, whole genome shotgun sequence genome has a segment encoding these proteins:
- the LOC103572895 gene encoding dipeptidyl peptidase 3 isoform X1, whose product MLRAFNRNLFSCINNCHKRYSSLSSIKKSVYFHRQLNKSSSFINNRFFKNYNTMSDDLSLYTLPNTQPVVVLECERAFSALSKKEKLYAHYLSQAAWNGGLIVLIQTSPESPLIFTFLHKIFSTESIEEFKKSCLASGVTEDEFTAFLVYACGILSNAGNYKSFGDSKIIPNLPKDKYELIMKASKAYKQNSKELNDLWSKIKDSMYSLEGKVKSLGLGDKGITTYFSGNCTEEDAELVKEFMQSKNYEAYNNRCFKTVEYYTESGQKKERNVYEIKLASLEENDDPKITLPAEIFKGSKFFISRGDYSKLFTAVIDNLTKAKEYAANDNEINMLDKYISHFKTGSLNDHKDGSRFWIKDKGPVIETYIGFIETYRDPAGQRGEFEGFVAMVNKEMSEKFSTLVARAEDFLPKLPWGKDFEKDHFLRPDFTSLDVLTFSGSGIPAGINIPNYDEIRQSEGFKNVSLGNVIPANMKQDVIPFLSDEDQTFMNKHRIASFEVQVGLHELLGHGSGKLFRKLANGEYNFDIKTVKNPLTGELIDKYFLEGETYDSKFGAMGSSYEECRAEAVGLYLSLEKDVLKIFGYDDKDADDIIYVNWLSLLWNGCAKALEMYQPSTKKWLQAHSQARYVLLRVCLEAGEDFVKVVETEQDKNLRLTLDRSKLNTVGKKAVGEFLKKLQVYKSLGDYESAKLMYDHYSDVPETGAQPWARWRNIVLAHKQPRKIFVQSNTFVEGSDEDVKLKNYDPTFDGLIQSWIDRFPSPKVEETLIELWEKDQPHFAPQLLN is encoded by the exons TTGTGGTACTTGAGTGTGAAAGAGCATTTAGCGCattatcaaaaaaagaaaaactttatGCTCATTATTTAAGTCAAGCTGCTTGGAACGGTGGacttattgttttaattcaaaCATCACCAGAATCACCattgatttttacatttttgcataaaatatttagtaccGAATCAATtgaagagtttaaaaaatcatgTTTAGCTTCTGGAGTCACTGAGGatgaatttact gcATTTCTAGTTTACGCATgtggaattttatcaaatgcTGGTAACTACAAGTCATTTGGAGacagtaaaataattccaaatttACCAAAAGATAAGTATGAACTGATAATGAAAGCATCAAAAGCCTACAAACAAAATTCGAAAGAGTTAAATGATTTGtggagtaaaataaaagacaGCATGTACTCCCTGGAAGGTAAAGTTAAATCACTAGGTTTGGGTGATAAAGGAATAACAACATATTTTTCTGGTAATTGTACTGAAGAAGATGCTGAATTGGTTAAAGAATTTATGCagagtaaaaattatgaagcATACAACAACAGATGCTTCAAAACAGTCGAGTATTACACTGAATCAGGTCAGAAAAAAGAACGCAATGTTTATGAGATTAAATTGGCATCACTTGAGGAAAATGATGATCCGAAAATAACTTTGCCTGCTGAAATATTTAAAGGctcgaaatttttcataagtcGTGGTGattacagtaaattatttactgcagttattgataatttgaCGAAAGCTAAAGAGTACGCGGctaatgataatgaaataaatatgttggataaatatataagtcaTTTTAAGACGGGATCGTTGAATGATCATAAAGATGGCTCGCGTTTTTGGATTAAAGACAAGGGTCCAGTTATTGAAACTTATATTGGATTTATTGAAACTTATCGTGATCCAGCTGGACAGCGTGGCGAGTTTGAAGGTTTCGTTGCTATGGTTAACAAAGAAatgtcagaaaaattttcaactcttGTTGCTCGTGCTGAAGATTTTTTACCTAAATTACCGTGGGGTAAAGACTTTGAAAAAGATCACTTTTTACGACCGGACTTTACGTCTCTTGATGTTTTGACATTCTCTGGATCGGGTATTCCAGCTGGAATAAATATTCCTAACTATGATGAAATAAGACAGAGTGAgggatttaaaaatgtatcacTAGGTAATGTAATTCCTGCGAATATGAAGCAAGATGTTATTCCATTTTTGTCTGATGAAGATCAAACTTTTATGAACAAACATCGTATTGCTAGTTTTGAAGTCCAAGTTGGTCTTCATGAGCTACTTGGTCATGGAAGTGGAAAACTGTTTAGGAAACTAGCTAATGGAGAATATAATTTCGATATTAAAACGGTTAAAAATCCATTAACTGGTGAATTgattgacaaatattttttggaagGTGAGACTTATGACTCTAAATTTGGCGCTATGGGATCTTCGTACGAAGAATGTCGTGCTGAAGCTGTTGGTCTTTATTTGAGTCTCGAAAAAGACGTGCTAAAGATATTTGGTTATGATGACAAGGACGCTGATGACATTATTTATGTCAATTGGCTGTCATTGTTGTGGAACGGATGTGCTAAAGCGTTGGAAATGTATCAGCCTTCTACTAAAAAATGGCTTCAAGCTCATTCACAAGCACGATATGTACTGCTGAGAGTGTGTTTGGAAGCTGGCGAAGACTTTGTTAAAGTTGTCGAAACTGAACAAGACAAAAATCTAAGATTGACTCTGGACAGAAGTAAACTTAATACCGTTGGTAAGAAAGCTGTtggtgaatttttaaagaaacttCAGGTTTACAAGAGTCTTGGTGATTATGAATCTGCTAAATTGATGTATGATCATTATTCTGATGTACCTGAGACTGGAGCACAGCCCTGGGCAAGATGGAGAAATATTGTTTTGGCTCATAAGCAACCAAGGAAAATTTTCGTTCAATCTAATACTTTTGTtgaag gttcTGACGaagatgttaaattaaaaaattatgatccaACATTTGATGGCCTTATCCAATCATGGATTGATCGTTTCCCGTCACCAAAAGTCGAAGAAACACTTATTGAATTATGGGAAAAAGATCAACCGCACTTTGCACCTCAACttctcaattaa
- the LOC103572895 gene encoding dipeptidyl peptidase 3 isoform X2 encodes MSDDLSLYTLPNTQPVVVLECERAFSALSKKEKLYAHYLSQAAWNGGLIVLIQTSPESPLIFTFLHKIFSTESIEEFKKSCLASGVTEDEFTAFLVYACGILSNAGNYKSFGDSKIIPNLPKDKYELIMKASKAYKQNSKELNDLWSKIKDSMYSLEGKVKSLGLGDKGITTYFSGNCTEEDAELVKEFMQSKNYEAYNNRCFKTVEYYTESGQKKERNVYEIKLASLEENDDPKITLPAEIFKGSKFFISRGDYSKLFTAVIDNLTKAKEYAANDNEINMLDKYISHFKTGSLNDHKDGSRFWIKDKGPVIETYIGFIETYRDPAGQRGEFEGFVAMVNKEMSEKFSTLVARAEDFLPKLPWGKDFEKDHFLRPDFTSLDVLTFSGSGIPAGINIPNYDEIRQSEGFKNVSLGNVIPANMKQDVIPFLSDEDQTFMNKHRIASFEVQVGLHELLGHGSGKLFRKLANGEYNFDIKTVKNPLTGELIDKYFLEGETYDSKFGAMGSSYEECRAEAVGLYLSLEKDVLKIFGYDDKDADDIIYVNWLSLLWNGCAKALEMYQPSTKKWLQAHSQARYVLLRVCLEAGEDFVKVVETEQDKNLRLTLDRSKLNTVGKKAVGEFLKKLQVYKSLGDYESAKLMYDHYSDVPETGAQPWARWRNIVLAHKQPRKIFVQSNTFVEGSDEDVKLKNYDPTFDGLIQSWIDRFPSPKVEETLIELWEKDQPHFAPQLLN; translated from the exons TTGTGGTACTTGAGTGTGAAAGAGCATTTAGCGCattatcaaaaaaagaaaaactttatGCTCATTATTTAAGTCAAGCTGCTTGGAACGGTGGacttattgttttaattcaaaCATCACCAGAATCACCattgatttttacatttttgcataaaatatttagtaccGAATCAATtgaagagtttaaaaaatcatgTTTAGCTTCTGGAGTCACTGAGGatgaatttact gcATTTCTAGTTTACGCATgtggaattttatcaaatgcTGGTAACTACAAGTCATTTGGAGacagtaaaataattccaaatttACCAAAAGATAAGTATGAACTGATAATGAAAGCATCAAAAGCCTACAAACAAAATTCGAAAGAGTTAAATGATTTGtggagtaaaataaaagacaGCATGTACTCCCTGGAAGGTAAAGTTAAATCACTAGGTTTGGGTGATAAAGGAATAACAACATATTTTTCTGGTAATTGTACTGAAGAAGATGCTGAATTGGTTAAAGAATTTATGCagagtaaaaattatgaagcATACAACAACAGATGCTTCAAAACAGTCGAGTATTACACTGAATCAGGTCAGAAAAAAGAACGCAATGTTTATGAGATTAAATTGGCATCACTTGAGGAAAATGATGATCCGAAAATAACTTTGCCTGCTGAAATATTTAAAGGctcgaaatttttcataagtcGTGGTGattacagtaaattatttactgcagttattgataatttgaCGAAAGCTAAAGAGTACGCGGctaatgataatgaaataaatatgttggataaatatataagtcaTTTTAAGACGGGATCGTTGAATGATCATAAAGATGGCTCGCGTTTTTGGATTAAAGACAAGGGTCCAGTTATTGAAACTTATATTGGATTTATTGAAACTTATCGTGATCCAGCTGGACAGCGTGGCGAGTTTGAAGGTTTCGTTGCTATGGTTAACAAAGAAatgtcagaaaaattttcaactcttGTTGCTCGTGCTGAAGATTTTTTACCTAAATTACCGTGGGGTAAAGACTTTGAAAAAGATCACTTTTTACGACCGGACTTTACGTCTCTTGATGTTTTGACATTCTCTGGATCGGGTATTCCAGCTGGAATAAATATTCCTAACTATGATGAAATAAGACAGAGTGAgggatttaaaaatgtatcacTAGGTAATGTAATTCCTGCGAATATGAAGCAAGATGTTATTCCATTTTTGTCTGATGAAGATCAAACTTTTATGAACAAACATCGTATTGCTAGTTTTGAAGTCCAAGTTGGTCTTCATGAGCTACTTGGTCATGGAAGTGGAAAACTGTTTAGGAAACTAGCTAATGGAGAATATAATTTCGATATTAAAACGGTTAAAAATCCATTAACTGGTGAATTgattgacaaatattttttggaagGTGAGACTTATGACTCTAAATTTGGCGCTATGGGATCTTCGTACGAAGAATGTCGTGCTGAAGCTGTTGGTCTTTATTTGAGTCTCGAAAAAGACGTGCTAAAGATATTTGGTTATGATGACAAGGACGCTGATGACATTATTTATGTCAATTGGCTGTCATTGTTGTGGAACGGATGTGCTAAAGCGTTGGAAATGTATCAGCCTTCTACTAAAAAATGGCTTCAAGCTCATTCACAAGCACGATATGTACTGCTGAGAGTGTGTTTGGAAGCTGGCGAAGACTTTGTTAAAGTTGTCGAAACTGAACAAGACAAAAATCTAAGATTGACTCTGGACAGAAGTAAACTTAATACCGTTGGTAAGAAAGCTGTtggtgaatttttaaagaaacttCAGGTTTACAAGAGTCTTGGTGATTATGAATCTGCTAAATTGATGTATGATCATTATTCTGATGTACCTGAGACTGGAGCACAGCCCTGGGCAAGATGGAGAAATATTGTTTTGGCTCATAAGCAACCAAGGAAAATTTTCGTTCAATCTAATACTTTTGTtgaag gttcTGACGaagatgttaaattaaaaaattatgatccaACATTTGATGGCCTTATCCAATCATGGATTGATCGTTTCCCGTCACCAAAAGTCGAAGAAACACTTATTGAATTATGGGAAAAAGATCAACCGCACTTTGCACCTCAACttctcaattaa